The Ictalurus furcatus strain D&B chromosome 5, Billie_1.0, whole genome shotgun sequence genome includes a region encoding these proteins:
- the alkal1 gene encoding ALK and LTK ligand 1 isoform X2: MVWNSRVCSPESNRNIHTLIHTHTHAFTHTLTPTHSHTHHRLPPSCAEKAMQAEKTWHILLSVILLLITSSQCMDSREATHGDKQTLLDLLLRVIRDGQREKLNTREKSAHSRPIEIVLRDISIKDRFIKHFAGPVKFPSECGMHFHRIYHNTRECARPEFYKRCARLLMRLAMSPLCAQP; this comes from the exons ATGGTGTGGAATAGTCGAGTGTGTTCTCCAGAGTCGAACAggaatatacacacactcatacacactcacacacacgcattcacacacacactcacacccacacactcacacacacaccaccggCTGCCACCAAGCTGT gCTGAAAAAGCCATGCAGGCTGAGAAGACATGGCACATATTGTTGAGTGTAATTCTTTTGCTCATCACCTCCAGCCAGTGCATGGACAGCAGGGAAGCGACGCACGGGGACAAGCAAACTCTGCTGGACCTGCTGCTGCGCGTGATCAGGGACGGCCAGCGGGAAAAGCTCAACACGCGGGAAAAATCCGCCCACAGCAGGCCCATAG AGATCGTCCTGAGAGACATCAGCATTAAAGACAGGTTTATAAAACATTTCGCAG GACCAGTCAAGTTCCCGTCGGAGTGCGGGATGCATTTTCACAGAATTTACCACAACACGCGGGAGTGCGCGAGACCAGAAT tcTATAAAAGATGCGCAAGATTGCTGATGAGGCTAGCGATGAGCCCGCTGTGTGCTCAGCCGTAG
- the alkal1 gene encoding ALK and LTK ligand 1 isoform X1: MVWNSRVCSPESNRNIHTLIHTHTHAFTHTLTPTHSHTHHRLPPSCAEKAMQAEKTWHILLSVILLLITSSQCMDSREATHGDKQTLLDLLLRVIRDGQREKLNTREKSAHSRPIEIVLRDISIKDRFIKHFAAGPVKFPSECGMHFHRIYHNTRECARPEFYKRCARLLMRLAMSPLCAQP; this comes from the exons ATGGTGTGGAATAGTCGAGTGTGTTCTCCAGAGTCGAACAggaatatacacacactcatacacactcacacacacgcattcacacacacactcacacccacacactcacacacacaccaccggCTGCCACCAAGCTGT gCTGAAAAAGCCATGCAGGCTGAGAAGACATGGCACATATTGTTGAGTGTAATTCTTTTGCTCATCACCTCCAGCCAGTGCATGGACAGCAGGGAAGCGACGCACGGGGACAAGCAAACTCTGCTGGACCTGCTGCTGCGCGTGATCAGGGACGGCCAGCGGGAAAAGCTCAACACGCGGGAAAAATCCGCCCACAGCAGGCCCATAG AGATCGTCCTGAGAGACATCAGCATTAAAGACAGGTTTATAAAACATTTCGCAG CAGGACCAGTCAAGTTCCCGTCGGAGTGCGGGATGCATTTTCACAGAATTTACCACAACACGCGGGAGTGCGCGAGACCAGAAT tcTATAAAAGATGCGCAAGATTGCTGATGAGGCTAGCGATGAGCCCGCTGTGTGCTCAGCCGTAG
- the alkal1 gene encoding ALK and LTK ligand 1 isoform X4, translated as MDSREATHGDKQTLLDLLLRVIRDGQREKLNTREKSAHSRPIEIVLRDISIKDRFIKHFAAGPVKFPSECGMHFHRIYHNTRECARPEFYKRCARLLMRLAMSPLCAQP; from the exons ATGGACAGCAGGGAAGCGACGCACGGGGACAAGCAAACTCTGCTGGACCTGCTGCTGCGCGTGATCAGGGACGGCCAGCGGGAAAAGCTCAACACGCGGGAAAAATCCGCCCACAGCAGGCCCATAG AGATCGTCCTGAGAGACATCAGCATTAAAGACAGGTTTATAAAACATTTCGCAG CAGGACCAGTCAAGTTCCCGTCGGAGTGCGGGATGCATTTTCACAGAATTTACCACAACACGCGGGAGTGCGCGAGACCAGAAT tcTATAAAAGATGCGCAAGATTGCTGATGAGGCTAGCGATGAGCCCGCTGTGTGCTCAGCCGTAG
- the alkal1 gene encoding ALK and LTK ligand 1 isoform X3, giving the protein MQAEKTWHILLSVILLLITSSQCMDSREATHGDKQTLLDLLLRVIRDGQREKLNTREKSAHSRPIEIVLRDISIKDRFIKHFAAGPVKFPSECGMHFHRIYHNTRECARPEFYKRCARLLMRLAMSPLCAQP; this is encoded by the exons ATGCAGGCTGAGAAGACATGGCACATATTGTTGAGTGTAATTCTTTTGCTCATCACCTCCAGCCAGTGCATGGACAGCAGGGAAGCGACGCACGGGGACAAGCAAACTCTGCTGGACCTGCTGCTGCGCGTGATCAGGGACGGCCAGCGGGAAAAGCTCAACACGCGGGAAAAATCCGCCCACAGCAGGCCCATAG AGATCGTCCTGAGAGACATCAGCATTAAAGACAGGTTTATAAAACATTTCGCAG CAGGACCAGTCAAGTTCCCGTCGGAGTGCGGGATGCATTTTCACAGAATTTACCACAACACGCGGGAGTGCGCGAGACCAGAAT tcTATAAAAGATGCGCAAGATTGCTGATGAGGCTAGCGATGAGCCCGCTGTGTGCTCAGCCGTAG